A single genomic interval of Acidovorax sp. 1608163 harbors:
- the rpsP gene encoding 30S ribosomal protein S16: MVVIRLSRGGSKGRPFFNIVVADKRVRRDGRFIERIGFYNPTAKETEEGLRIVQDRLTYWQSVGAQSSPTVDRLIKQAAKKAA; encoded by the coding sequence ATGGTCGTCATTCGACTCTCCCGCGGCGGTTCTAAGGGCCGTCCTTTCTTCAACATCGTTGTGGCTGACAAGCGCGTTCGTCGCGATGGTCGCTTCATCGAGCGCATTGGCTTCTACAACCCTACAGCCAAGGAAACCGAAGAAGGCCTGCGCATCGTGCAAGACCGCCTGACGTACTGGCAGAGCGTGGGCGCCCAGTCCTCGCCTACCGTGGACCGTCTGATCAAGCAAGCCGCCAAGAAGGCTGCTTAA
- a CDS encoding DUF47 domain-containing protein, whose amino-acid sequence MLFAKLLPREGNFFEMFNQHADRIVEAARAFSQLVANYNDPHLRDKYNQDVDNAERAADRVTHDVNKAIHKTFITPIDREQIHTLINTMDDVADLIQDSAETMALYDVRHMTEEITRLTDLSLKCCERLRDAVKLLDKIADPAVAEAALKTCEEIDRLESDADRVMRSAMSKLFREEPDVREVIKLKAIYELLETITDKCEDVANCIEGIVLENS is encoded by the coding sequence ATGCTGTTTGCCAAGCTGTTGCCACGCGAAGGCAATTTTTTTGAAATGTTCAACCAGCATGCTGATCGCATCGTGGAAGCGGCTCGCGCCTTTTCGCAACTGGTGGCCAACTACAACGACCCCCATCTGCGGGACAAATACAACCAGGATGTGGACAACGCCGAGCGCGCGGCCGACCGTGTTACGCACGACGTGAACAAGGCCATCCACAAGACCTTCATCACCCCCATTGACCGAGAGCAGATCCACACGCTCATCAACACGATGGACGACGTGGCCGACCTGATCCAGGACTCGGCAGAAACCATGGCGCTGTACGACGTGCGCCACATGACCGAAGAAATCACCCGCCTCACGGACCTGAGCCTCAAGTGCTGCGAGCGCCTGCGCGATGCCGTGAAGCTGCTCGACAAGATTGCCGACCCCGCTGTGGCCGAGGCCGCTCTCAAGACCTGCGAAGAGATCGACCGGCTCGAATCCGACGCCGACCGCGTGATGCGCAGCGCCATGAGCAAGCTGTTTCGCGAAGAGCCCGATGTGCGTGAAGTCATCAAGCTCAAGGCCATCTACGAGCTGCTGGAAACCATCACCGACAAGTGTGAGGACGTCGCCAACTGCATCGAGGGCATCGTCCTCGAGAACTCCTGA
- the rimM gene encoding ribosome maturation factor RimM (Essential for efficient processing of 16S rRNA), whose amino-acid sequence MATSLTLEPIDLPEDAVEVARIADAWGVKGWFKVLPHSTSPEALFSAKRWFLQPSERGAKTFSGTLLLKIRQAKDHSDTVVAWAEGVDDRDAAEALRGARVFVPRSSFPSTGSDEYYWVDLIGLQVINREGIALGEVRELLSTGPQTVLVLAYEQDGKAQERMIPFVSAFVDKVELPEKRITVDWQPDY is encoded by the coding sequence ATGGCCACCTCCCTCACGCTCGAACCGATTGACCTGCCCGAAGATGCCGTCGAGGTTGCGCGCATTGCCGACGCCTGGGGGGTCAAGGGCTGGTTCAAGGTTTTGCCCCACAGCACCAGCCCTGAGGCCCTGTTTTCGGCCAAACGCTGGTTTCTGCAGCCCTCAGAGCGCGGAGCCAAAACATTCTCTGGCACGTTACTGCTCAAGATCCGCCAAGCCAAGGACCATTCCGACACCGTGGTGGCCTGGGCGGAAGGTGTGGATGACCGCGATGCCGCAGAGGCATTGCGCGGCGCGCGCGTGTTTGTGCCGCGTTCCAGTTTTCCGTCTACCGGCAGTGATGAGTATTACTGGGTGGATTTGATTGGCCTGCAGGTCATCAACCGCGAGGGTATTGCCCTGGGTGAAGTGCGTGAGCTGCTCTCCACAGGCCCGCAAACCGTGCTGGTGCTGGCTTATGAGCAAGACGGCAAGGCGCAGGAGCGCATGATTCCCTTTGTATCGGCCTTTGTGGACAAGGTGGAGCTGCCCGAGAAGCGCATCACCGTGGACTGGCAGCCGGACTACTGA
- a CDS encoding CobD/CbiB family protein: protein MSFFAILFALLIEQARPLSRSNPIHAGLRAWALSVSRNFDAGKTHHGWVAWSLAVVLPALITLAIHWALLWGLGWPFAVLWSVAVLYITLGFRQFSHHFTGIRDALEEGQEDAARERLAHWQQVDVGMLPRSEIVRHVIEYSVIAAHRHVFGVLAWFSILAAVGLGPTGAVLYRMAEFVSRYWHPRHHAAGQSASEALQQASAKAWWAMDWLPSRLTALSFAVVGSFEEAIEGWRFHAQRFPNDNDGVVLAATAGAINVRLGGEALKARVDAMAAQQGLEMDADLGDSDSTPGVAPEVGHLRSVVGLVWRSVVVWMLLLALLTLARLLG from the coding sequence ATGAGTTTCTTTGCCATCCTGTTCGCTCTGCTGATCGAGCAGGCACGCCCCCTGTCCAGAAGCAATCCCATCCACGCCGGGCTGCGCGCGTGGGCACTGTCTGTGAGTCGCAACTTCGATGCGGGCAAGACCCACCACGGCTGGGTGGCCTGGAGCCTGGCCGTGGTTTTACCGGCGCTGATTACCCTGGCCATCCATTGGGCGCTGCTGTGGGGGCTGGGCTGGCCTTTCGCCGTACTCTGGAGCGTGGCGGTGCTTTACATCACGCTGGGGTTTCGCCAGTTCAGCCACCACTTCACGGGCATTCGTGATGCCCTGGAGGAAGGGCAGGAAGACGCTGCTCGGGAGCGTTTGGCGCATTGGCAGCAGGTGGATGTCGGCATGCTGCCGCGCAGCGAGATCGTGCGCCATGTGATTGAGTATTCGGTCATTGCGGCCCACCGGCACGTGTTTGGCGTTCTGGCCTGGTTTTCGATTCTGGCGGCTGTGGGGCTTGGCCCTACTGGCGCGGTGTTGTACCGCATGGCGGAGTTTGTCTCCCGGTACTGGCACCCGCGCCACCATGCGGCTGGCCAGTCGGCCAGCGAGGCGCTGCAACAGGCTTCGGCCAAAGCCTGGTGGGCCATGGACTGGTTGCCATCGCGGCTGACGGCGCTGAGCTTCGCGGTGGTCGGCAGTTTTGAGGAGGCGATTGAGGGCTGGCGCTTCCATGCCCAGCGCTTCCCCAACGACAACGATGGGGTGGTGCTGGCTGCCACGGCGGGGGCCATCAATGTCCGCCTGGGCGGTGAGGCTTTGAAGGCCCGCGTGGATGCGATGGCTGCACAGCAGGGGCTGGAGATGGATGCCGACCTGGGCGACAGCGACTCCACCCCGGGCGTGGCGCCCGAAGTGGGCCATCTGCGCAGCGTCGTGGGCTTGGTGTGGCGCTCGGTGGTGGTGTGGATGCTGCTGCTGGCCCTGTTGACCTTGGCCCGCCTGCTGGGCTGA
- the rplS gene encoding 50S ribosomal protein L19, whose amino-acid sequence MNLIQTLEAEEIARLNKTIPEFAPGDTVIVSVNVVEGTRKRVQAYEGVVIAKRNRGLNSGFTVRKISSGEGVERTFQTYSPLIASIEVKRRGDVRRAKLYYLRDRSGKSARIKEKLPSRKAAAVAA is encoded by the coding sequence ATGAACCTGATCCAGACCCTGGAAGCGGAAGAAATCGCCCGCTTGAACAAGACCATCCCCGAATTCGCCCCTGGTGACACCGTCATCGTGAGCGTGAACGTGGTGGAAGGTACCCGCAAGCGCGTGCAGGCTTACGAAGGCGTGGTGATTGCCAAGCGCAATCGCGGCCTGAACAGCGGCTTCACCGTGCGCAAGATCTCCAGCGGCGAAGGCGTGGAACGTACGTTCCAAACCTACAGCCCGCTGATCGCCAGCATCGAAGTCAAGCGCCGTGGTGACGTGCGCCGTGCCAAGCTGTACTACCTGCGTGACCGCAGCGGTAAGTCGGCACGTATCAAGGAAAAGCTGCCTTCGCGCAAGGCTGCAGCTGTCGCCGCATAA
- the trmD gene encoding tRNA (guanosine(37)-N1)-methyltransferase TrmD — MRFDVITLFPELFAPFLAAGVTRRAYSTGQVDVRLWNPRDYAQGNYRRVDDRPFGGGPGMVMMAEPLERCLADIRAQRNEAPEAQVPLVLFSPIGRRLNHAEVEGWSASAGAVLLCGRYEGIDQRFIDAYVGVQLSLGDFVLSGGEIAALALLDAVTRLQPGVLNDEGSHQLDSFNPALDGLLDCPHYTRPEEWAGRAVPAPLMSGHHVQIERWRRDQRLLTTAQHRPDLIDAARAAGSLKPADEAVLAKLR, encoded by the coding sequence ATGCGCTTTGATGTCATCACCCTGTTCCCGGAGCTGTTTGCGCCTTTCCTTGCGGCCGGTGTGACGCGTCGTGCCTACAGCACTGGCCAAGTGGATGTGCGCTTGTGGAACCCGCGTGACTACGCGCAGGGCAATTACCGCCGGGTGGACGACCGCCCCTTTGGCGGTGGCCCCGGCATGGTGATGATGGCCGAGCCCTTGGAGCGCTGCCTGGCAGACATTCGCGCGCAGCGCAACGAGGCGCCAGAAGCCCAAGTGCCCCTGGTGCTGTTTTCTCCCATTGGTCGCAGGCTCAACCATGCCGAAGTAGAGGGCTGGTCTGCCAGCGCCGGGGCTGTTTTGCTGTGCGGTCGCTATGAAGGCATTGACCAGCGCTTCATCGATGCCTATGTGGGGGTGCAACTGAGCCTGGGCGATTTCGTGTTGTCTGGGGGGGAGATTGCGGCCCTGGCCCTGCTGGATGCGGTTACCCGGCTGCAGCCTGGTGTGCTCAATGACGAAGGCAGCCACCAGCTCGACAGCTTCAATCCTGCGTTGGATGGTTTGCTGGATTGCCCGCACTACACCCGCCCCGAGGAGTGGGCGGGCAGGGCGGTGCCGGCGCCTTTGATGTCGGGTCACCACGTTCAGATCGAGCGCTGGCGCCGTGACCAGCGGCTGCTGACCACCGCCCAGCATCGCCCGGACCTGATTGACGCGGCACGCGCCGCAGGCTCGCTCAAGCCTGCAGACGAAGCGGTATTGGCCAAATTGCGCTGA
- a CDS encoding inorganic phosphate transporter translates to METVQTALWVVMLLVALAILFDFMNGFHDAANSIATVVSTGVLKPAQAVLFAAFFNCVAIFVFHNLTVAATVGKGIVQPGIVDVHVVFGALVGAITWNVITWYYGIPSSSSHALIGGIVGSVIAKAGAGALVAAGILKAVAFIFISPLLGFLLGSLMMVAVAWIFRRVRPSKVDKWFRRLQLVSAGAYSLGHGGNDAQKTIGIIWLLLISTGYASATDAAPPTWTIVSCYVAIGLGTMFGGWRIVKTMGQKITKLKPVGGFCAETGGALTLFLATTLGIPVSTTHTITGAIVGVGSTQRASAVRWGVAGNIIWAWILTIPASAFVAAIAYWISLQLF, encoded by the coding sequence ATGGAAACCGTACAAACGGCCCTGTGGGTTGTGATGCTGCTCGTCGCGCTGGCGATTTTGTTCGACTTCATGAACGGGTTTCATGATGCGGCCAACTCGATTGCGACCGTGGTGTCTACCGGGGTGCTCAAGCCTGCGCAGGCAGTGCTTTTTGCCGCCTTTTTCAATTGCGTGGCGATTTTTGTCTTCCACAACCTGACCGTGGCGGCCACGGTGGGCAAGGGCATTGTGCAGCCTGGCATCGTGGATGTGCACGTGGTGTTTGGTGCCCTGGTGGGGGCCATCACCTGGAATGTGATCACCTGGTACTACGGCATTCCCAGCAGCTCTTCGCATGCGCTCATCGGGGGCATTGTGGGCTCGGTGATTGCCAAGGCGGGGGCCGGTGCGCTGGTGGCAGCGGGCATTCTGAAGGCTGTGGCTTTCATCTTTATCTCGCCATTGCTGGGCTTCTTGCTGGGATCGCTGATGATGGTGGCGGTGGCCTGGATATTCCGCCGGGTGCGCCCGAGCAAGGTGGACAAATGGTTCCGCCGTCTGCAGCTCGTGTCTGCTGGCGCCTACAGCCTGGGGCATGGGGGTAACGACGCGCAAAAGACCATCGGCATCATCTGGCTGCTGCTCATCTCTACCGGCTACGCTTCGGCCACCGATGCGGCGCCACCGACCTGGACCATCGTGAGCTGCTACGTGGCCATTGGCCTGGGCACGATGTTTGGCGGCTGGCGCATCGTCAAGACCATGGGCCAGAAGATCACCAAGCTCAAGCCGGTGGGCGGCTTTTGCGCCGAGACGGGCGGGGCGCTCACGCTGTTCCTGGCCACCACGCTTGGCATCCCAGTGTCCACCACGCACACCATCACCGGTGCCATCGTGGGTGTGGGCTCCACCCAGCGTGCCAGCGCCGTGCGTTGGGGCGTGGCGGGCAACATCATCTGGGCCTGGATTTTGACGATACCGGCCAGCGCGTTCGTGGCGGCCATTGCGTACTGGATCAGCTTGCAGTTGTTCTGA
- a CDS encoding GNAT family N-acetyltransferase produces the protein MPTIRPSTDADIAAITAIYTHHVLHGTGTFEIDPPSESDMATRRADVLARQLPWIVAEKNGEVLGFAYANWFKPRPAYRFSAEDSIYVAETARGMGVGRKLLAELTVQAEAAGVRKLLAVIGDSANAGSIGVHRSLGFTDVGIMRSVGWKFGAWRDIVLMEKVLGVGDTTAPE, from the coding sequence ATGCCCACCATCCGCCCCAGCACTGACGCCGATATCGCCGCCATCACCGCCATTTACACCCACCACGTCCTGCACGGGACAGGCACCTTCGAGATCGATCCCCCCTCCGAATCCGACATGGCGACGCGCCGAGCCGACGTGCTGGCGCGCCAACTGCCCTGGATCGTGGCGGAAAAGAACGGCGAAGTTCTGGGCTTTGCCTACGCCAACTGGTTCAAGCCCCGCCCGGCGTACCGCTTTTCGGCCGAAGACTCGATTTACGTGGCCGAAACCGCTCGCGGCATGGGCGTAGGCCGCAAATTGCTGGCAGAGCTGACCGTGCAGGCAGAGGCGGCCGGTGTGCGCAAACTGCTGGCAGTGATTGGCGACTCGGCCAACGCGGGCTCCATCGGCGTACACCGCTCGCTGGGCTTCACGGACGTGGGCATCATGCGATCGGTGGGCTGGAAGTTTGGCGCCTGGCGCGACATCGTGCTCATGGAAAAGGTGCTGGGCGTTGGCGACACGACTGCACCCGAGTGA